The Medicago truncatula cultivar Jemalong A17 chromosome 7, MtrunA17r5.0-ANR, whole genome shotgun sequence genome includes the window GTAGAGATTTAGTAAAGATATCAACAAGTTGATCCTTGGCATTGACAGACGAGGTTCTGATGATTCCGGTGATAATCTTCTCTCTAAGAAAGTGACAGTCAACTTCAATATGCTTTGTCCTCTCGTGAAAAACTGGATTGGAGGAGAGGTGTAAAGCTGATTGATTATCACATACAAGTTCCATTTGACCAACCTCACAAAAATGTAATTCCTACAATAAATGTTTCAACCACACAAGCTCACATGTAGTATGAGCCATAGCTCGATACTCGGCTTCTGTACTCGACCGGGCGACAACAGTTTGCCTTTTGCTCTTCCATGAAATCCGATTTCCGCCCACAAAAATGCAATAACTAGAAGTAGACCGTCTATCACTTGCATCTCCTGCCCAATCGGCATTTGAATACCCCACGATATTTGCGTGGCCTCTATCAATGAAAACAAGTCCTTTTCCGGGTGCTCTTTTTGATATACTTAAGAATTCGAACAACTGCATTCCAATGATTGACACAAGGAGAGTTAAGAAACTGACTTACGACGCTAACCGGAAAAGATATGTCCGATCTGGTCAAGGTGAGATAATTCAATTTTCCCACTAGTCTTCGGTATCTGCCTGGATCATAATAGGGCTCCCCCTGGTTAGGAAGAAGCTTCACATTAGGATCCATAAGAGTATCAACTAGTTTACAATCTATAAGACCTGTTTCCTCCAAAATATCAAGGGCATACTTCCTCTGAGTGATAGCAATTTCAGAGTTTGATTGAGCCACTTCAATCCCGAGAAAGTAACGAAGAGGACCTAAGTCCTTAGTCTGAAAGTTTTGAAATAGATGTTGTTTTAATGCCTTGATAACTTCATAATCATCACCGGTCATTACaatgtcatcaacataaaccACAAGGtagatatatttatttgatgttGAGCATTTAAGAAAAACAGAATGATCTGATTCGCAACGGGTCATCCCAAACTGTTGTAGAAGTTTGTTGAATCGACCAAACCATGCTCGAGGCGTTAATCCATACAAGGACTTTTTCAATTTGCATACCAAACTTTTCCCCCCTTGAGCaacaaacccaggaggttgctCCATATAAATCTCTTCTTCCAAGTCACCATGCAAGAAAGCATTCTTGATATCCAACTGAAACAAGGCCAACGTCTCATGGCATTCTTGATATCCAACTGAAACAGGGCCAACGTCTCATGGCAGCCATAGACTTGAGTATAACCTTTTGCTACTAACCGAGCCTTTAATCGATCATCGATCAACCTGTCCATCAAGTCCCACTTTGACATTAAACACCCACCTGCAACCAACAATAGATTTTCCAAGAGGCGGTGGAACAAGCTCCCAAGTTTGGTTTTATTCTAACGCAATCATCTCATCAATCATGGCCTGTTTCTACGCTGGATGAGATAATGCTTCATGAAGTGTCTTAGGAATTGAGCCAGTTGAAAGAGCAGAAACAAAAGCCAAGTAGGAAGGAGACAATCGGTGGTAgctcaaaaaattataaataggaTGAGGATTAGCGGTAGACCTTTTATCTTTACGAAGAGCAATAGGTAAGTCAATAGGATGCTCAAGTGGAACCGCAGCAGGAGAAGAGACTGGAACAATACCTGAATCACTAGAATTAGTAGCAGGGGTCTTAGGAGTTGAATCATTGGAATCAATAGGAGCTGTTTCTTGAGCTTCAACATGTCGACGCTCATAAGTAATACCATACCGACGAAACTCTGGGTTACCTTGTGACTGTGGAGGATTTTGAGTAGAGACAAATGGCTCAAATAGAGGAATGGGCATCACCTGGGAAGTAGTAACATCAGTTGTAGAAGTTGCAGAACCAGATGTAGTGGGTGAAGCAAAGAATGGTCTATCCTCAAAGAAAGTAACATTTGCTGAAACATAAAAACGATGTGCAGATGGAGAATAACAACGATACCCCTTTTGGGTTTTAGAATATCCCATAAACACACATTTGACAGCTCGAGCAGACAATTTATCACGACCAGGAGAGAGATCATGTGCAAAACACGTAGATCCAAACACACGAAGAGGGACATCGTAAAGAGGATCCTTAGGAAACAAAAAAGTGAGTATGGAATTTCATTACCCAATACCGATGATGGCATGCGGCTTATCAAATAACAGGTAGTGAGAATGGCATCACCCCAAAATCTGAAAGGTGCATGGGCATTGATCAATAAAGTTCGAGCTGTGTCAACCAAATGACGATGTTTTCTTTCAGTGACACCATTTTGTTGCAGTGTGTGAGGACAGCTGGACTGATGTATAATACCATGAGAAGCCATAAAGGAGTTGAATGATGTAGAAAAATATTTGGCATTCTCACTCCGTAAAATTCGAATTGTTTTACCAGATTGGGTCTTTATCTCTGAACAAAACGTTTGAAAGGCACCAAATAATTATGAACGATCCTTCAATAAGGTGATCCAGGTGCATCTAGAGAAATCATCAATGAAAGTGACATAATATTTGTATCCCAAAGTAGACGACAGGCGACTTGTAACACCTCGTTAtcccaaacaattaaataataaatatgacaTCCGAGTTTAACACCAAAACGgtcatgtcacactacttttcaaaatttcttaaatagaatataaaattatttaatttaacattaataaactgcagcggaatggttttcattaaataacaacatcaacatcaatgtTTAATACTCCACTAAATAATCCTGGTATAGAAacctcatcaaaataattcaacaatcaaataaagggctacatcagcatgttccaaaaatttgataccataaggaatgaaaataaataagtaatctcatcccgtacgtatcagagccctagacacttgagccaccatctactactcaggattacctgcaagttacccataggaagggcaacatttccaagcagaaggagtgagattcacaacaataataatagatatagaATTCCTCAATTGAATCTAAtaccctaacataataataattattcaatataaatatatatttcataatcaacaacatcaacaataatggtaattacaaccaacaacaacgactcatgcaactactcgacaacaccgctaagactcctcgacaatgcacatgcatgtgggaccaatttacagggcagaagccctcaccgaattttgaatggttaaagcattcatcagggcataaaccctcaccaatttgaacaataaagtgttccaggacatgagacctcccgctttgaacgacaaggcgttccagggcatgagccctcccgctttatatgttatgcaatggactccacttgtgtatatctacatacaacttaacaatgcatatatatatatgacttacaactccacaattcaacaacatgtatgatttaattaatgtaaacatacatcacagtcatcaacagatcatcataatcaatccaacaattcaagaaaatacacaatcaatcataatcatgctcAGACATCAAGatcattcaattaaataacaatcagCTTCagaactgggcaactcgcctcgcgagctcatctgctcgctatggcgaactcaggaaatgggttactcgccgtggcgagtacgaggcgaacgAGAAAAATGGttctctcgggagttttgacatttttctcactaaatcttcatttttaagttccctattcatccttttaatttaaaaattgtcccaatcctctctaaaatcatctaggcactcaaaactaaccaatatacaccttataacaacaatctgaAAATCAAGGTTCTCACtcactaactcgccatggcgagtggttctgctcgcgaggcgggctatgaagattgctcactcgcgagaCGAGACAAGCTACTCgtcgaggcgagcgatgaatatcagtacgggcagaatgcaggtttttcccaaaaatcccgatttcctcaatttcactccccaaatcagtttacagatatgaaactAAATgttgtatgcaaccagaacctatttctaacatcaaaacagtAATTCCTACACTCAATTCACCCAAAAACCAAGAATTCAACTTAAAccccaaaattcccaatttctaccataaacctgttaaaccaaaatcagaattaaacatctatactactgaagcaaacctcacccttaccttaattcagatgaacaaAAGCACAAAAATCTGGTTCACTTGGCTCtgcttggctcttctccctttttctcccaaaagctctgTTTGCACGTAAAAGCAGTTCTGActatttcttttcctaactcccaatacataactcccctttatttcatttaactcccccttaattctattaatttctaattaaatccccaacctccaaaataataataattcccacttattctaattaatattaaaataaaccatataataaaatataacacaccacatatcaacagtaattatttaaaatcatataaaagactctaaataaatcataaataaataaataacgactagggcgttacacgaCTAGGACCCCAAACATCAGAATGGATGATATCAAAGGGAGACATTGATCTTTTATTGACACGACTTGGAAAAGATACTCTGACATGTTTGCCAAGCTGACATGATTCACAATCCAATGACTTTAAATGTGAAAGGTGAGGAATTAATACCTTTAACTTATCCAAACTTGGATGACCCAAACTACGATGAATGATATCTGGAGATGCAGAAACACCACAAATGGTGGATGGATGAGAATGGAGATAATAGAGACCCTGTGATTCAAATCCTGTTCCAATTGTCTTTCCCGTACTTCGGTCTTGTATAAGAGTCGGAAGAAAATGTTATAGAACAATTGAGAGATTGAGCAAGTTTACTGAGATCAAATTAAAAGGACTTCTAGGTATGAATAACACCTAATTCAATGATAGAGATGGCAGAGGAGAAGCTTGACCAATACCAGTAACTTGTGCCTTAGAACCATTAGCAACAGTAATGTTGTGAGGTATCTTTGGAGGTGACAAATTAGAGATAAGAGAGGGATCACCAacaacatgatcagaagcaccAGAATCTAAAACCCATGATCCAGTAGAGTGAGATAAGCACACTGTAGAATTGATGAAATGAGCCAATGTGGCTAAAGAGGAAACTGGTTGGATCGCCATTAAACAACACGAAACAAAAACCAGGACGGTTCCTTTTGGACACCAAACGACtgaattgagaaaaaaatgatGCTAATAAAAATATAGGGATAGCCTTGACAGTGACTGAACCCAAAGACAAAACTAGGATTTCAGAACCATGCTCTGGATACCATCTTAAgactgaaaatatgttttttcataTCAAATTATGTGGGGAGAATGTACATTTATATGGGTAGGAGTCTCCTAGTTAATCCCTAATTAATAAGGAAGattaatcaatacaatcaaTACAATAAATAGTGAAGTTAAAACTAAATAGTCACAACTTTTGAATATCTcaacaattataaataattgttaTAGTTTAGTGTATCATCAATCATATCAAACCTTAATCAAGTTATTCATctttttctacacactttatATAAACACTATAACTTCAATAACTTTGTTTCAAACTAATTAAGTGAATGTATTTTTGCCATTCTTTGGTGACACAACCATGTAGGTATGTCTTTACAACTGACCCCAGAGGAGGATTGAAACTCTGGAGGTTGCCTGACCCTTCACAATCTAATAGTCAGAACTCCATGAGGGATATTGTGTCACATGCAGCAGAATTCATATCAAGTTATGGAATGCGGATAATGTGTTTGGATGCATGCTTGGAGGAAGAGGTATTCATCTTCtccgtttttatttttttatcttgttgGGGGTGAGTTATGTTCGGTATTGCTTTGATGGAACCTGACTTTGTAAACAATTAAAATACCATTTTATCAAAAACTTCTTTTATGTAAAGGTCGGCCCTGACATTGTTCAACAACTAATTGTGAGGAACAGCGTTATTGCTCTAAACTGTTTTTAATTTTGGCCTTTTAATTTTAACtgacttataatttaaaaagagaATCTCATTTGGAATCTGGATATGTTTTTGCAGGTCCTAGCATGTGGAGATCTACGTGGAAATATGGTTTTGTTTCCTTTGCTAAAGAATCTGGTGCTAGGCACATCTGTTGCACAAGAGATGAAAATACCGCCAGTAAATCATTTTAAAGGTGTTCACGGGATTTCAAGTGTCTCCAGCGTTGTTGTAACTAAGCTTGGTTATAATCAAATTGAGATACGCTCAGTATGTTTAACTATTCATCCTTCAATTTGAGATAAGATTGGAtacaatcaaattcaaattcagatATAAGCATTTTGCAAATAATAACATCAAGAGCACAGTTAAATATCAATCCATCAATTAAAGTTATGAATATGCTCCACTCTAACTCCAATTGTTGACTTTTATTCATGTTCAGACTGGAGCAGATGGTTGTATATGCTATCTGGAATATGATGGGGAAATGCAGCATTTGCAATTTACGGGAATGAAACAAGTGAAAGAGTTGTCTTCGATTGAGCATGTTTCTGTTGATAACAACTCGGAAGATACATCATCAAGAAGCTATGCAGCAGGTTTTGCGTCTGTAGATTTCATCGTATGGAATTTAGTCAATGAGAATAAGGTACTTTgactatttttttctctttactcTGCTTAGTTAATATTCATCTGTTGCTGCGTACATCACCAGATATTATAGCTACGTATCATGTGCATATGGTATTACCAGGTGGTGAAAATTCCATGTGGTGGCTGGCGGCGTCCTCATTCCTATTTTCTAGGTGATGTACCAGAGATGAAGAACTGTTTTGCTTTTGTTAAGGTTTGCTTTTTGTTTTGAACACTTAATTGACAAAAATTAAGCAATATATATTTCTGTAAGCTTTACCTATCTTAAATCATATGACACCTGCTCATACTGAAAAAGTTACACTCTTCCAAAAATTCTTTAGAGGGACGACTATAATTCACTATATTTGAGGTCATTATATGCATTTGGTTTTGTCTTGAATAGGAATTCCATACAATTGCTTTAAGGCCTCACTTTTTGATTGGTTAAACCTAATAATGGGGATAGACCGGATAAAGTTAAATAAAAGGATTTGGCTCCTCTATAGTGGGGTGTACTTTAGAGAGTAAAGTGCAATTATAAGTTGATAACCGTCGATTTAAAAACCGGTTGAGATTGTAGTAAAATACATGCAGAGATAAcaaattatgaattttcaatAATTGGTTATAATTTCAGATTTATGACGTGTTTAGTTTCACATTTAAAATCATAGGCGTGCGTTTAGAGCTGTTTTTTCCGTGAATTTAAAGAAGCTAGAAATCCTAGCTTTTGGTGGACGCACGTCTAAATCTGTTTCTGCCATGGAAACAGATACTTAATCCTTTGTAGTGCATCCTTCACTTTAGAGCAACCAAATCctaaataaaagttatttaaacATGATTGCCTTCTTGATATGTGCAGTTTTCAGCTTTCAAAATTTTCCATCCATACATATGCATGGGGATCTGAAACAAACAATTTTCCGTATACTTATTGTTAATCtccctttattttattgcttcaGTAACATGGGTGTTGTGAAAAGTTTGAAAAAGTGTTAAAATTATTGCTACACTTTTAGCGTTAAATTTCAACTCTAATTTTAGCAGTGGTTACTTTTTAAGCTTTGCCAATACCGACCTTTTTATTAGACACCAGTCCTATTTTCTTGTGGGTTGTTGTTCTTTTGTTATTACAAATTTATTCTTCGGAATATCCCTCTGACAAATCATTCCAACTTTTACAGgatgaaataatatatatacatagacACTGGATTAATGATAACGTTGGGAAGATATACCCTCTAAGTTTGCATATGCAATTCCATGGGAGAGAGATACATTCCTTGTGCTTTATACACGAAGATATGCTTCTAGGAGATTATTGTAAACGTGCATCATTTTCTAAATCAAGTTGGATTGCAACTGGATGTGAAGACGGGACTGTGAGATTGACTTGGTAAAACCATTATTCTCTGCTGCGTGTAGATTTCATTTGAGTACCTCATAAACTCCTAATCTGCGTCTGTTTGTTTGATTTAGGTACTCTCCAGGTATTGAGAATTGGTCCATGTCAAAATTGCTTGGTGAGCATGTTGGAGGATCAGCTGTAAGGTCAATTTGTTGTGTTTCGAAACTACACATCATTCCATCAGCTACAACCGAAGTACCTGATGGGAGGAGCGAACATAATGCTGCTGATGAGGACAAAGATAATCCAATTTTACTGATATCAGTGGGTGCAAAGCGTGTCTTAACTTCTTGGCTACTTAAAAGCAGGAAACTGGATGACAAAACTAACTTCCGAACTGATAATCAGCATGATGCAAAGGAACTTGATGATCAATTTTTGTCCAGCATGTCTTCTTCAATGACGTTCCAGTGGCTTTCCACTGACATGCCAACCAAATATTCAAGTACACACAGATATACAGAAAATAATGTGGGGAAAGCAGTTGATGTTGCTGAAAGTggttctaaaataaaaattgatgcTGAGGCTGGATCACTGATTTCTGAAGGGGGGACAATGAACTTGGTCAGAGATAAACATGAGGATGACTGGAGATATCTTGCGGTCACTGCTTTTCTTGTTAAATGTGCTGGTTCCAGGTTAGAGGAGATGCCTAACATTTGCGTCTTGGTTCCGTATAACTCAAATAATTTGAAACTAAAGTTCtattttgtataattttcaGGATATCTGTCTGCTTTGTTGTCGTTGCTTGTTCAGATGCTACAGTTATGTTACGGGCTTTAATTTTACCCTTTCGCTTATGGTATTAACAATTATTTCCATCAAATTCTATGAACTTTTTCTCTgctttcttttatttcttgttaCATCTTACATAGCTCTTTCCCTTTTACTTGATGACAGGTTTGACGTTGCATTACTTGTTCCTTTATTGGCACCTGTTTTGTCATTGCAGCATATCATCTTTCCCTTACGTATGCCTTATAAAGGTTTGTCTTGCACTCCATTTAAGTGATTGGTTATGAGAGCTGTGAACCACTTAATCCCTTCTTTTGATATGGATGTAGAAGTTCTGTTGTAAATTGTAATGCTACTAGAATTTTTGAAGCTCGTCTCTTCAAAATTTAAGGCGGTACTTACCTGTTACCGAATATCACAATTAATGGTGAAAAGACTCAAATGTATGATGTACTCATCATGAAAGCCTAAATTGAAAGATGAAATTGTCTCAATATTTTGGTTTACTTATGATCGTGGGCTTTTTTAATAGTCCAAGGATCGTATTATAAAATAGTGTGATAGGTAGCCTCTTTACTGCCTGTCTCCACCTTGTTCCTCAGTATATGAAACGAAAGATATTATTTGTTAAGATGAATGTCCTGTTCCTTTGTCATACCTTTTAAAATATATGCTAGAATAAATTTAGAGGTTCTTTGTATATTTTCTGCCTGATCTATTTCCCTGCTTCAATATGTCTGAACTTTCTTTTGCAGATAACGTCAAAGTTGGAAATGTTTACATTGTGATTGGCGGATCTACTGATGGGAGTGTTACATTTTGGGACCTGACTGACAGTGTGGAAGCTTTTATGCAGAGCGTTTCAGTTTGTGATGTAGAGAAGCTTTTTGATTGTCAAAAACGACCACGCACAGGGAGAGGAAGTCAGGGTGGTAGACGGTGGAGGAGATCTTTAAGCAGTGGGTTATCAAAGGAAAGACAAGGCAACAATCAGGTGACTTCAAAAGCCAAAAACAAGGCCAAAAGCATCAATTCTACTACACATGGGACCTCTTCAGTGCCAAATAAATCTGAAGACAACAATATGGTTTGTTCTCAAACCAGACATACAGCTTCCCCCGTGTTGGAAACTAAGGCTGATGATTCCTCAGCGGAAATATGTGAAATACAACCTCTGCACCTTTTGAAAAATGTTCACCAATCTGGTGTCAACTGTCTCCATGTTTCAGAGATAAAAGCCGGGCAAACTAATGATAGTTCCTGCGTGTACAACATAATTAGTGGGGGAGATGATCAGTCAATTCATCATCTCGTGGTTGAGTTATCAACTAAAACAATAAATCTTGATTATGGGGTTTTAACCCCAGATGTAGCACATTTGGTCACTGAACCTGAATACTTGAAGgacatcaattttcaaaatcagaGCAGAAACTACGAGATCAGATTCTTAAATTCTGAAAAATTTCCTTCGGCCCACAGCTCTTCTGTGAAAGGTAATTCTGTGAAATTAAACTTCCCTATCTACCTACTTTTTGTGTGTCTATAATGAACAGTCGGCAAGGCATGTCAGGCTTTCTTTGTCTGACACAATGCTTTGTTGGCTTTcccactaattttttttcatttacttCATCTAGCATTTTGTCCCACTGAGAATCTTAACCCTATTATTCCCGATAGGATTTTTCCTTGttatgataaaatgataaaGTATTCATAATACTTGTGAACCATATCCATTTGAACCACTTTATCAAATTGAAGCTAGTGTATGGATGTCTGAACTTGCATATTTATGAAAGAAAGTTTGGTCAGTTTTGTATGACtatcaacttttattttataaaggtGTCTGGACGGATGGATCTTGGGTGTTTTCGACTGGACTTGATCAGCGGGTCAGATGCTGGCATCTTCACCAGAGTAAACTAATAGAACGTGCACACCTAATAGTTAGTGTGCCGGAGCCTGAAGCGTTATCTGCTAGGGCATGTAGCAGGTGATTATTATAGAAGTGAATGACTGGGTTGGGTGATATATCATATTGTTCTTTCTCTTAACACTTGCTGGTCCCTTACGCAGGAACCATTATCAGATTGCTGTTGCTGGAAGAGGGATGCAAATAGTGGACTTCTCAGGATGCCAGCACGATGAATGATGCGAGGATAATTGATTGttgttatcttattttatttttaaatcagaATAATTTATGGAGGTGCAATTTGTTCAACCTCGTTCAGATGTATCCATTTCTAATCCTGCTGATATTTTCTAGTATATTGGCAAAATGGTCTGTGGTTTATCCATGCCTCTGAAAATTGTTGGGAATCTGCaatgtgcaattttgatttatatttaaCTGTAACGtactataaattattttaaatccAAGGAGAATGTGTCGCATTGATGTTTCTCACTGTTTCCTTTCGAGCAAATTTATTTCCTGTATGGAAAGAAGATATCGTGCTTATCACTCTTATTTGATATATGCCACTATATGCTTTTCTCACTGTGTTTCCTTGACATTTGTTAGTTAATGTATCatgtttattaatttaatatgattGAATATTACTAGAGTATTAATTCACCAATTTTGTCTTTGAATGTAAATATACGTGTTTTAATATGTGACGGATgtatgtattattattaatagatAGATATGAGctgcaaatattttttaaaattcccATTTCTCTtgcaaaatgattaaaaaataaatggcgGCAAGCTGTGCTTGGCTGGCTGGTCATGTGCTAACAACTTGTCTTCTACTACTATTAAGCTATACCAAAAAGATAAGCACGTTTTTGCATTTATGCTGTTTAGATCCAGAATAGTAAGCATATCTCTTGTTTCAGATTCAGCCTTATGCATTGAAAAGTTGCAACTGCCTCATAATCAGCTTATACGAGTGAGGCAAGGATCTTAAATTAACTAATTTACAGCTGTTTACGGTTCATGATTGATGCCGCGGATGCACAATGAGGATGGGACTAAATCTCCACACAAGTTCACATTCGTAGGTTAATTgcttttatgttttcaacagaTTTAATTTCAAGGGTGTACATGTGGTGGTTACCGGTGAGGGCGGGACCCAATATATTTTGAAGCGTAAAAggaaatttgagttttttgaaGCGTAAAATTGAGGTTATGCTTTTCTAAAATCTAATACCGAAATGAAGGTATTATAGTTTTGGCTctctaaataaatatttatgaatttagTTCGGTTGatataaacatttatatttatggtTTTTCAGACAGATTTATCAATGCTACATATAGGCATTGTCTAATAAGTTGTatgacaatgtttttttttaaataaaactaaaaaacttATGTTATGGTTTTTCAGATAGAGATTTATCAATGCTAATAGTGATATGTGTATATAATCTGACTAAGAAAAACCCGTGGAAAcgtaaaatatataattactgATTGGTGAATGAGAGAAATGTAAGAACTAAGAATTACGGTGCATGAAAAAATAgaattgttatattatttttgtcaattttactgTGCATGTCACATTTAAAAATGAGAACAAACAAATACAACACAACCCATTGCAATGCACACAGTGCTCTTTCTCTTtacttgatttgattttattcttttcttttgggTAAGGACCACAACTGCACATGATCTCATTACGTTCAATTACAGGAAAGAATATCATATCATGTTACACTTAAAATCATAACGGCCTCTGAAATGCTCGAAGAGCAAATTAAAATCATATCtctaaacaaactttgtttaaatacaactttattttgaattatattaaaatacaacttagttttatattttcaatatttagGGTCCTCTAATATGGACCAAGTAAAAAGGACCACTAGTGAATCCTTGAAATGACATATTATagcaaattaattttttttgtttattgtgaAATTAACATAAATGCAAATGGGAGGGGTTAAAATTTACAAAGTATATTTTGTGGCTTTACTCAAACTACGTTTTCAAATTGTACAACAGtgccttttttttataatttctttttcaaaagctttttgaattaaaataattaaaaaagaaactacCATTTCAATTGTTGTTACCATTGCACTACAATGGTTAAACtatatgaatatgattgatgcatataatttattttatctctttttaactttttcttttacacattttatttaccaatGAACCCCAACCACGATAATTTTTGGTCcaattttatgtaaaattatGACAATTTTCTATGTATCACAAGTCAACAAAATGTCtcatcttttaattaaaaatgcatCCAATAACCCAATtctcaaattttcaaattatatttcTATCTCACACTTTGAAAATTACTCATATCAATACCAACAATTTTCAACTCAATCAAATAATCCTAATATGCCTTATGGGGTTCAATTGGATAGTAGTGGTGTACAATTAAATGATCAAGAGCTTGCAACATCATAATTTTGCACTCAAAGTGACTTAGAAACTAGTATTATCCTGGTGAAGAAGTCAGAACTACATCGGTTATGAATATGtcgaaaataaaatttcaataaaaaaaagataaacttcTCATTTAATCATGACTCAATATTTTAAAGGATCAATTGTAAGGattgataaaaaaagaagatagtttttgaaagagaattgattaaaattataacaaccactctctcaaaaaaaaaattataacgaCCATCGCctcaagaatatatatatatatatatatatatatatatatatatatatatatatatatatatatatatatatatatatatatatatatatttcttataaCTTACTTGTGTCGTGTAGTTTTCTTATAATGAGGATACACTATTTTAGCCAGCAAACCTTCAGCAACTATAGAGTATAGACATCGTAAATGGTCTACACATATAGGAATATGCTTCATATATTCATAGCCACGACATTCCTACTTCATTGGTTCCTTGTTTGGCCAACATTCTGGTTCCTATTATCTTCTAACCAATGGTGAGTTTATGCATTAATAGAATAAGCT containing:
- the LOC11436384 gene encoding uncharacterized protein isoform X1, with amino-acid sequence MATEEDQRLTEWRLHRGPYLGDISALCFLHLPNHPLPLLLAGLGSEILLYDLEFGKIMKSFSVFDGIRVHGIASSSEFVIVVFGEKRVKMFRFSFKNDDFGSPQLTLIHLLPKFGHWVLDVCFLKGCLPCSNVESDFLAIGCSDNSVCIWDISNSNVVLKVQSPVRCLLYSMRLWGHNLEVLRIASGTIFNEIVVWKVSPQHDKSSTTPEDHDRHGSNCSSLKDNMYEAVHVCKLVGHEGSIFRIAWSSCGSKLLSVSDDRSARVWAVPTEREDSLYNDPIALVLFGHNARVWDCCISDHFIVTVSEDCTCRIWGINGEQLQVIREHIGRGIWRCLYDPNLSLLITAGFDSAIKVHRPHSCLSRGLAAAQLSPGRTEMFSICIPNMLEHIGLTDSKSEYVRCLRFSSQDSLFVATNHGYLYHAKLCEAGGACWNQLVQVSNGAQIICMDLLSKDSFEQGCGDEDWIAIGDGKGNMTVVVVTNNDCAPTVRLSFTWQAEMERQLLGTYWCKSLGSRYVFTTDPRGGLKLWRLPDPSQSNSQNSMRDIVSHAAEFISSYGMRIMCLDACLEEEVLACGDLRGNMVLFPLLKNLVLGTSVAQEMKIPPVNHFKGVHGISSVSSVVVTKLGYNQIEIRSTGADGCICYLEYDGEMQHLQFTGMKQVKELSSIEHVSVDNNSEDTSSRSYAAGFASVDFIVWNLVNENKVVKIPCGGWRRPHSYFLGDVPEMKNCFAFVKDEIIYIHRHWINDNVGKIYPLSLHMQFHGREIHSLCFIHEDMLLGDYCKRASFSKSSWIATGCEDGTVRLTWYSPGIENWSMSKLLGEHVGGSAVRSICCVSKLHIIPSATTEVPDGRSEHNAADEDKDNPILLISVGAKRVLTSWLLKSRKLDDKTNFRTDNQHDAKELDDQFLSSMSSSMTFQWLSTDMPTKYSSTHRYTENNVGKAVDVAESGSKIKIDAEAGSLISEGGTMNLVRDKHEDDWRYLAVTAFLVKCAGSRISVCFVVVACSDATVMLRALILPFRLWFDVALLVPLLAPVLSLQHIIFPLRMPYKDNVKVGNVYIVIGGSTDGSVTFWDLTDSVEAFMQSVSVCDVEKLFDCQKRPRTGRGSQGGRRWRRSLSSGLSKERQGNNQVTSKAKNKAKSINSTTHGTSSVPNKSEDNNMVCSQTRHTASPVLETKADDSSAEICEIQPLHLLKNVHQSGVNCLHVSEIKAGQTNDSSCVYNIISGGDDQSIHHLVVELSTKTINLDYGVLTPDVAHLVTEPEYLKDINFQNQSRNYEIRFLNSEKFPSAHSSSVKGVWTDGSWVFSTGLDQRVRCWHLHQSKLIERAHLIVSVPEPEALSARACSRNHYQIAVAGRGMQIVDFSGCQHDE